Below is a window of Lepisosteus oculatus isolate fLepOcu1 chromosome 8, fLepOcu1.hap2, whole genome shotgun sequence DNA.
atttcctAGGTTTTCCTTGAGTTCTTATGTCAGGGGTTTTCAGCCTTTTCTGGTTGGGGGACACTTTTTCAATAAATCCCTTCTTGTAAGGAACCCAAATTTATGCATAAGCAACTGTTTGCCAAAATGGTGCTATTTGTTACTATGATTTAAAAGCCAAACCTGCTGGTGAACAGACCCACTGTGTAAGGTTTTACACACTACTAGACTGCCTGGGGAAAACCTCTGATTCCTGGAACCCCTTTGCCACACTCGGAGGATCTTTAAGGGCTGCTTTATGTTCTGGATTGGGTAACAATCATATTCACACATTCGTTTTATTTGTGGGAAGGAATTCTAAAGTCACTTCCTACCTCTGGCGTTGTACTTTTCTTCTTTAAGTTGATGTATTGCTCCAGGTCGGTTCCCTTGGCTCTGTGCTTGGAAGAGTCAAACACCTTCCGGCGGGAATTCTGCATTTTCTCACAGACTCTACGGTGTTTCTCCAATCTTTCTGCTGCAAATGTCCTGTTGCAGAGCGTGCAGGGCAACAGCTGCGAGTTCCCTTCCTGATTGTACGTCGGTCTCTGCTCCGCCTGGGGTGCTTCTTCGACAGAGAGTGGAAAACGTCTTGGTGATAAGTCTCCGCTCCCCTGAGGCAGCCTTTCTTCAGCACAATTTCCATTGCTCATTTCATAGCTTGCTTGTGGAATGCGGCTGTCCAGAGGAATTGGTTCGGCATGCTTCCCTCGATTCCTGACGTGTGTTTCATATCTGTAGGGCACATCCTGTGACTGGCCGGCGTTAGAGGCCTTTTCATGTTTCTTGAAGTGTGATGGAGCAGAACTTGAGTGATTGAGCAGAGATTGAGTGTGAAGCTCTGTGTTATTTTCAATAAGAGGCAGGACTTGAGTTTTTCTTCTTGCATCGACCGGTTGCTTGTCCTGAACTGAGTGTCTTGAGGAACTATAGGGCTCTGCAGGCACACCCCTGCCACTGGCACTGCCCAGGTGCCCTTTTGGAGCACCATCGTGCTGTCTCTCCTGAGCTCTCCTTTGCTGGGCCATTTTTCCTCTCTCCTCCCACTCCTCCTCTTCGTCAGAATCTTCCATCTCTATCTGAATCCTCCTCAGCTCTTCCTCGGTCCTTTTCAGTTTTGCCCTGAGCAGGAGCTCCTTCCTCCTTATCTCTTCCGCCAGGTTGGCCTCTACCTCTGCTAGTCTTCGTTGTTCCCCTTGCAGCCAGTGGAGACCACTTAAATTCACCCTGGAGGAGTTTTCATCTGGGGAGTGGGCCACATCTAGAGGGGATGTCTTATCCCTGGGGATTCGTGCTCTAGGGTGTCTCCTGTCCACTTGCAAATGACTCCCTTCTG
It encodes the following:
- the LOC102685326 gene encoding zinc finger C2HC domain-containing protein 1C, coding for MQTDKLPPLRPGGRNPALHPSKLQLLQSNFQQKLGEEKEKKLIALYRQQQQAVLQKARIGSQHDQQSALQTMANNRGGTGLHREHRSAGNLPRNGHLHHVAPGKKTAGVDRSCPLKPVYHRKAFSLNHIFSPGDVEAVKPIGAPRNIPVAPSLPADHPEGSHLQVDRRHPRARIPRDKTSPLDVAHSPDENSSRVNLSGLHWLQGEQRRLAEVEANLAEEIRRKELLLRAKLKRTEEELRRIQIEMEDSDEEEEWEERGKMAQQRRAQERQHDGAPKGHLGSASGRGVPAEPYSSSRHSVQDKQPVDARRKTQVLPLIENNTELHTQSLLNHSSSAPSHFKKHEKASNAGQSQDVPYRYETHVRNRGKHAEPIPLDSRIPQASYEMSNGNCAEERLPQGSGDLSPRRFPLSVEEAPQAEQRPTYNQEGNSQLLPCTLCNRTFAAERLEKHRRVCEKMQNSRRKVFDSSKHRAKGTDLEQYINLKKKSTTPEPKRSTWRQKHEDFVRNVRQASEVQEDLPPPPPTGDNPDYVPCPHCGRRFAPRPAERHIPLCQNLRSRPPPPPPRRRPR